A stretch of DNA from Rattus rattus isolate New Zealand chromosome 1, Rrattus_CSIRO_v1, whole genome shotgun sequence:
AGTGCACTCACTCCCTTATGACACCCCCTATGTTGATTATTGACTGTACTTTGGGAGTCAAATTCATAAAATCAGCGGAGTTCCCCAGATATCAGAACCTGAAAGGCTGAGTGAGTATCCACTAGAGGGAATCCTGTCTGGGAGGAGACGTGAGcgctctctgtctgtttctccatGGCCTCAAGCATGCAGTTGTGACTTAGTTTGTGCGTTGAATGCCACATTCATCTTCCCGTAGGGAATTTTGGCTGAATTTATGGATTAAGATTCATTTGTCTTTACTCAGTATTATCTTTCTAAAACTTAACTAGTagtattcactttatattttttaaattttctcatgtTTATTATACTTTTTTCTCTAAGCCTTATGGAAGGCAAAACAATATATCGTTGTGTAAGTGTATCATATTTTCTCCATTCATTTTTAACCCATTTGATCTTGCTTATTTGCTAGTTTGTTTTTAACTACATCTAGGAGGAAGATAGTGCTAGTCAAAGTTTGTGTTTATTGGGATATGAAATTAAATGTACATGTATTTTTTAGTTACTTAAAATGTATCTGTAgcattctcttcccctccccctccccctccttccccttccccctcctcctcctccttcaccttaaCAGCATTTAGATTTATTATCTCAGTCCACTTCCTGGCATTTGCTTCTGAGCTGGAGATGGGGAATGGGGATTTAGGCTGCTGGAAGAACAGACATTGAGACAGCAATTGACTGTCTGACGGCTGTGCTGGCTCTCCCCAAGCCGAGAGACCTGCACAGtcttttctttgcctctctggTGCTTAATTTTAATTGTCGACTTCACTGGATTGAGAAGCACCTCGAAGAGTAGGAAACCACACTTCTTGGTGGGTCTGTAAACACGTTTTCAGAGATGATGAAAGGCGAAGGCCAGCTCTGAGTGTGGGCAGTACTGTCCCATCTGCtatcctgggctgggctggaattGGGAAAGAAGTACGCACAGCAGACATTGTCCTCTGGCTGCTGTGATGTGTGCTGCCCTCAACACCATGAGCGGTTTAAATCTCTGAAAGCGTGATCCCAAATAAACAATTCTCTGTGAGATGTTCTGTTCCAGGATTGGGAAAATCTAACACAACCTCTTTTCCCATATTCAAAGGATGTCTTTCTTGCTGTTATTCCAGATCTCAGTGGTCCCTATGGACCAGGAAAAGAGTTactcaaatacatttttatctggTCAGATGATGGGGAAACAATATAGGTTAGAAGTTATTAAGACTGGCTTTGAATCGTCCCCATAGGAATTGCTGAACAATGCCATCGTCTCCGTGCAGAACAATTGGGCTTTTCTGaaatacaatctacagactcacTTTGGAGAAAGAACTTCcctgggagttgggggtgggtgaGGGCTGGCAGCTCAGCTCCTGACTATCAACCTGAGAAAGCGTCCAGTTTATTTGGATGACATCTGTTAAATATTGTCAGAGGGAAAAGCGTAGCTGAGGGGCAAGGCtggggatttgttttgtttatatccTTGCAAAATTAACTTGAATAATAttgatttacttttgtttctggctgtgactttttttttgtgaattctcagtttatttcttttttttccctccatcttcattaaatcggatatttcttacttacatttcaattgttattgaaaccctttcccggtttccaggcaaacatcccctctccccctccccttctatatgggtgttcctctccccatactccccgaattactgccctccccaccacaATCCcagtcactgggggttcagtcttggcaggaccaagggcttccccttccactggtaccctatgcagttggagcccagggtcagagaaaATTTCCTGGTTGTGACTTTAAACGAGTGGTTTTCATGTGCTCTGAGAATTGCCAGTTCTTGTCATGTGTTGGGGGCAAGCCACTGATACCTAGAGATCAGATGATAACAGACCAatcatggagggaggggaagatgtTCTGCGAAGGTGTGTCTCTTCTCCTTGCTATGTGAGATGTAGTTCCTCAGTTGAAGCAATATTACTAAATAGAAATTAGGACCGCAACCCACAGAAGCCTATTTTAGCCCACGTTACTGCAGATTACAGTTAATATTAAAAGGGAAATGGGCTTTTAGTGTGACTTAATGGTGCAATTTGGAGTTTTCACTGAGGGAGGCAGGATTCATtgtagagaaaaaggagggagaagagatggaTCAAATACTCCTTTGCTCAGGGAGCTCTTAGATGGCGAGAGGCTCTGTAGTCACCTGCAGGTCATAGCCAGGAAGTCAAGAAGCTGCTGCAGGGGctgacaagatggttcagtgggtaaaggcgttTGCTGTCAAGCCTGTTGACACGAGCTGtcgattcctgggacccacatggtggaaggagagaactggctgctctactccgttctctgacctccacaagggTTCCATGGCAGGTGTGCACCATTCCCACCCCAccaaataaattttgttttattacctAAGTTTTAGAATAGAATATCTCTTCATATAATACGTTTTatatattctttctcctccccccactcctcctaGATCTTGTCCACCCCCACATCCACCCAActtcatattttttctctctcaaaaccaaaacaaaaataaaaaaaatcaaaagaaatagaaaaatgagcAAGACAAAAGGTACCGAaacaagtaaaaatttaaaaatctattttaaaggtGGAAGCTGCTGCAGAGGATGTGTGTGAGGAGGGCGTCAGAGCTCAGTGCAGAGCAGACCTTTCAGAGTGCTTCCCACAGTCTAACCACCCGTCTGGCAGATGACCTCCCCCAGTTTGAGTGTTAGATTATAGGCAGATGAGTTTCAGTGCCCAATTTCCTTGCTATGGTCTTGTCTCAGACTGAAGACCAGTGTAAAGTTGCCCATGtctatggaaaataaaaagggaTGGGTTGCAAGCATGTATCTTTTCATTTAGCTTCCAGATTCGGTAGATGTGTCAAAGAGTGCATGGCCTGTTAAGCCACGTGTGCCACCTTTAATAACAGGTCCATTCTGTAGCTTTAACTAAAGCGTGCAAAACCTTACATTGTTGCCAAGGATACTAAGGCGGGTGAGCTCTAACCTGGAGtcgagaggaggaaggagggaaaagaaaagacttcTAACTGGAGTGAGGCCCAGGACCAACTCACCAAAGACTGGAGACCCAGTGGGCGCCTGTCTCGTGAGCATCAGCTCAGATAGAGAATTCCTAATTGAAAAAGCCGACTCCCAAGTGTCCTAAACTGAAAACTCTTCTAGTGCTGACATGGCATTCAAAAAGCTTTAAACTTTGTGGCACTTTGTGTTTGGGTTAAGGCTGTTCCCCTAGTAAAGACTTAGCAGCTATCCCCAAATCTAGTAACTCggaaatttaaaatacttaagaTCTCCAGACTCCTGGGTCGAGGGAGCCCAACCTGGATACACTTTGGGTTGGACACCGTGTGGAAGGCCCTTTGCAGCGCAGGGGTGCTTGCTATAGCTTAgatttgagatgcttccccaccccaCAGTTCTCTCCCTTAAAACCCCACAGATTAAAGGATTGTTTACCCAACTTGGTGCTATTCGGAGATGCTGGGAACTTGAAGAAATAGTGCCTGTGTGAGGTCTTCCAGTGATGGGGACCCCAgcctcttcctctcactctcaTCTATCCCAGACACGAGGGGAGACTTTACTATGCTATCTGGTCCTTGTCATAATGGGCACCTTGACCCAGGTCTCCAAAGCGATGGGTGCACCCACCTTGGACTAAAACCACCCAAACTGTGATTTGTAACTAACCTTTCCCTTTTATAAACAGATTATAATCTCAGGCCATGTGTCAGGGTAACAGAAAACCGACAAACACAGTATTTTCGAGCTTTTCTATCGAGCTGAGAAGAGGCTGAGTGGAATTCAAGCCTTCACTGAGGTTTTTGGTTGAGCTTCAAACACTTGTGCATGTTTCCATCCTCcatctagtgttttgttttgttttagttaggaACTGAAACACAGACAAGTCCTGGTTAGAGTTGATTGAACTCCTAAAATTTCAGTTCATCTACaagttacaaacacacacacatatggaataTAAAGTATATGGGGAAGAAGAGTGCTTGGAATATTAGAAATTAGTCTACTCTAATATTAGAATGTTGGAATATTAGTCTATTTATTCGTTATTTTTCTTGCTGGACATCGTGCTTTGAAACCATTGGCCTTGCTGTAACCTAGTTTTGAGAAGTGGTGTTTTGAAGGATGCCTTAGTGTTCTCCACCCTGCACCTCCGAGCCATACGTGTGAAGAGAAGGCTGAGTGGCCATGTGAACAGTTGCACGTCTCCGCCCCCTCGGTTTGCCACGGTGAGTTTTCATTTCTGCGTGCATTCGGTAAAACGCCAATACTGCTTTATATACAGTCAGCATTCAGGAATTGCATGGTGAGTTATGGAGCCACCAAAAACGGCACATTACAGTTATTAACTGGCGATTGGGAATAGCACACCGAAAGGGGGGAAATGCTCGGTGATTatttaagggaggaaagaaaaaggcaggcaggctgcTGTAATCATTACGACGTGTATGCATGTGGGCGAGGTCTGGAAGATGAGGTGGCAGATTAGAAGCCAAGCAGTTCTGTTAGGACACTGGGAATCTGAGTTCTCAGAACtcgtttcttttttcccccagcagCTCTCATGcaaaccaggctgtcctccagTTAACTATCTAGATGAagactgaggatgactttgaactcctgatattcctgcctctgcccctttcccacaggctggaattacaggaccATAGCCACCCTGCCCAGGAAAGATACTTTCCTtgataaaaataacaacagtGGTAAAGATGGTGAATTCACCAAGTAGTGGATGCCGTGGGCACAGAAGGGTGTCACTAATAAGTCGAGATTAGAATCTGCAGAAGAGAAACACCATTAAAGGAATTCACTCTCCATTTCTGTTGGTCAACCCAGTGGATGTTAAGATCCATAATACTGAAAACATTTCGGAGGAGTTGATGGACAAAATTGGAGGAGATCCGGAACCTAGCTGTATCTGGACCCTCCCCCGAGATGATGGCAATAGAGGGTAAATGTTGAAACAGTTGTCTAATGTGCTCCAGCTTGAGTGTCTTGGCTGAATTCACACTTAGGAATCAAGAAATAGGCAGATGGGAAAAGAACCCGGGGTCCTAATGAGTAAGGAATACAGAGCAAGAGAAACCGAACAGAGAAATTTCCAAAGTAAAATGCCTGTTTAACACCAATAGAAAACGAGTCTCTATGAATAGCAAAGGAGGGAAACAGTGTCTGTTTCATCTGATATCAGTTAGGGAGTTCTTAAAGGCTTCCAGGAACAAGCCCTTTGCTTCTCGTGTTACCATTAGTAATTTCCTAAGGCCTTGTCCCCTTTCTTCTACCTCtattcaaagagagagagagagagagagagagagagagagagagagagagagagaaaggaagaaagaaagaaagaataaacaggcttGGGGGGGGGCTCAGTGGAAGGTGCTAACAAAAATCCACACAAGACACAACTACACATTTTATTCTTTGGGTAAAGAAGGTTAAATCTTTCAGCCCAACATTTGCCAATCATTCTTTtagcacaaaagaatatacccaaGAGTAGTGTGTACTTAGGTAGCTTTAGGTACTTTAGGTAAATGGAAGAATTCTTTTTCCTGAAACACAACTTGATAATGTGACTAGAAATAGCTTATCCCTCTAAATCAGTACTTGACCCGTGATGTGGGAATGGTACTCTGCGTACACATGTAAACGCCATATGAAAAATTCTAAACCGTTCCCAGAAGGCAACTTGTCCAAATTCGAAACCTTAGCCGACCCTCCAGCCCTCTTCTCTCAGACTCCTGTTAAGACTTGCTGAGCCCAAACAACATTTGTCTATCTCCTCATGTCTAAAATTGCTTACAGTGGCAAACACACCAGGGAAACTTTAGTTCCTGCATTTCCAATAATCTTCTTTATACAAATATTGTTTTCTGCTTTCAAAACAGATATGGTGGTTTTAGGAAACTATCCCTCACCACCTCAAGTCTAAAGTCAGTTACATGTAGTACAAAGCAGTCTGCTAGATTACTTTGGGCTAcaccatttaaattttttttctcaaaaaaaaaatttttagcaTCAGTGAGTTTCAGTCTTATGCCCAGGAATGCATGGCATCTAATAACTAATACATAGTACTGAAATACGCCTGCTTTCATGTCTGCAAAAGTCTTTTGAGTAGCAGCAATTTAATCCATGTTGCATGATTTTGATCATGGGTTGTAGAAGGTGGGCATGCATTTTGCTGTAGCTTATTTCCTGCAACACACAGTTTCTGTGGTAATAGTATTTTAGACCATACCTCCTGGGAATGAGTGATGGAATCGGTTCAGTATGCAAACCAATCTATCCCCATTCCTCTTCCACAGACTGGGAAACTGAGGTGTTGGAAGATGAACTTTGTCCAAGATCACACACCTCATTTTCTGACATTGAGACCTGACTAGAAAGATGACATCCTTTTGATCTTAAACATCATTCAAGAATTATGATTTTTAAGAGCATAGTCCTTAAGACAGGACTGTTCCCACACTTAAGAATCACAGGGTTGGACTTGAAATACATAAAAGATAAGCCTACATTTCTTCTGTCCTTAATTCACCTTTTGGGAGAAAGTAACTAAAACTATTTGACATAATGATTGGAATTCAAGTTCACTGAAGGGTATAAAATAATCCTAATTCCCAAGCCTAAATCTACCACCAttcctatatatatatgtatataaaattcagCTATTCTACAAGAAAGATAAGATGGCATttcagctgataattctttttATCTGTTGTAATTAAGCAAGGCAAATAGGAAATACATTTTAGGATAGCATGACCATGTTTCTTCCCTCAGCCACAAAAAGGTGGGAAGTAATGAGATTTTTATCATGTAAATTTCTCTGATCCAGTGAAGTTAATAAAATCAGGGCTTCAGTTCAACCTTATAAATTAACTCTTGTTTCATTGCATTCTCGGTcatagttggggggaggggcgctgTTGAACAAATGTACAGCATTTCCAAAGGCCTAACCGTCACatcttatacaaatttttcataATGCTCAGGACTACAGGATTAACTTGTAGTTTCATACTTTAAAGGGATATAGTAATTCCTAGTACATGCCTCCCGGAAATGTTCAAGGCATTttgtaaaatttgttttatgaactGATAAGAAAAAATCCTAATCCGTGAAAATATCACATCAAGTCATTTTGCACCCGATAAGGAAATACATtaatcttaataaatatttttaaaaaaacttcagaTAAAGTTCCAGCAACTCAATTCAAATGAATTAAGAAGTAACACGACCACCTAAAAAAATATTAACGTTTCACATAACATAATCAACACTTTATTTGAAACCAGGATCTTGTCAGAGGTCAGGATTCCATTATACATTCCAACGATTTTTAACTCCTTTCACTCCAAAACCCATCACATATCAGGACGATTTACCTATTCTATCTTGAGTTTGTAATGCCTCAGCAATTACCACGTGTGGAAAGCTATCAtccggcaaaaaaaaaaaaatcatacaaagaaACATACAATTTTCCTTCACATTTTTCAGACGCAAAGCAGTCAGTTTTTGTGTGAATAGTTCCTGCAGCCTTTGATACCCGGCAGCTGAAGCCCTCTAGACTCACCTGATGACCAACATTTTGGGACTGTTTTGCAAAGCATTCAACATCGTTTACCTTGTTCAGAAGCAGACcaaactttcttttctgtttcctgcctcttTTCACTGTCCTTAATTCTCTGTACTTCCCTAAAATATGCCCCCAACATGCCTATTTACACGAGTATCAGGCACCAGAGGTCTGCACCCCATCACATACCATGCCAGTTCCTAACAGTGTGAAGGCTGTCGGAGCAGAGATGCTCTTCCCTTGGGAGCTGAGTAGAGCGGCGTGTCTGTCAACATGGGACCCTTGTGTGCACAGGTCAGACTATTGTCTCGTGGTCCCACCTGCCTTGGCTCTGGTTGATGTAGCAACAGTATCTGTCATAGGGGCTGTTTTGCTTGTAGGAGCAAACGATGATACTGTCCTGGGGCACAAAGAAGATGCTGTCCTCGGGTTCAGGGCGGTCAGATCTGTCCCAGCCTGAGCACTTGGCATCCAAGGCACTGTAGGCGAGGGAACTGGCCGAGGGGCAGTAGCCATCCAGATATCTGGAtgtttcctcctgcctcccactctgAACTAGACTCTggcattctccttcctctgtgggaGTGGGGGTAGTAATGGAGCTGGCCATAGGCACCTCACCTGGTCCCTGTGGGAGTTGCTTGCCTCTGAGGCCTGCCTTCTTAGCGAGTTCATCGGAGCTCCCCTTGCCGGACTCCAGATCTGATGGGGTCCTCAGGAGTTCCACTACTTCCTTGTCCTTGGGCTTCCTGAAGCAGGGCAGCTTGCGGACCCACAGTAGCTCGTTCTCCGGCCATTTGGTGCAGCCTTCGGTTTTCCTGGCCAGAGCAATGGCCGCAATGCCTGGAAGGCAGATGGCTGGCCCAATGGCCAACAGAGGGATGTTCCCCAGAGTTTCCCCCTTCATGCCAGAGACAGTGAACATGAAACCGAAGACCAGGAAAACACTGACCAGGGCCACCACCAGCCCAGTCCTCGGATTTATGTCATCAGGTCTCATCTTTTACTCCATCCAGGTTGGGGGCTGCCTGGTAGCCAGAGAGtaccccttttccttttctgtgggaAGTGAAACCAcgggggttaaaaaaaaatccaatccaaCTTCCCACCCACCAACTCTTTCTTGCTATCTTGCTatctgacattctctctctctctctctctctctctctctctctctctctctctctctctctctctcccccccttacccactctctccttccctccccctcttttctgcCCCCATCACTATTGCAACCCTGTCTATCTCATACCAACATGTGCTAAGTATGGTCACCGAGTTACCTGAAGGTTCCTGCCACCTCTCAGCGTCTCCAGTTAGCTGTCCCTCGGTTCTCTCCTTGGATTCTGAGAGCCAAGCCTGGTTTTCCCCACCAACTCTGCacaggaggggggtggggaggggaggagggaggtgggatagGGGAGGAGGGTCTTTCCCAGCCGCTGGGAGCAGTCGCCAGAGCTCAGGAAGCGGAGCCTGGGAACCTGGGCGCAGCGGATCGGAGTGGGCGCGCGGCGCTGCCAGCGAGGAGGGAGGACTCCGTCCCGGCAGGAAAAAACGCGCGAGCCTGGCCGCCTTACATCACTTGCACCGCGCTGGGAACAGAGATGGACGCGCGGGGGCGCGAGGGGGTCAGAGCCCAGCGGCCTCGGGAAGCCGCTGCTGGGGGCTCTCGTCGCGGTGCAGCGGGCAGGTGGCTTGGACCCGTGTCcgtgccgctgccgctgccggaGTCCAGAGCGCCTTGCCCACGGGGCCGCTGATGCACCGTCTGAGTTCCAAATTCAGGGACCACGCGCAAGATAGCCTCGAAGAAGCTGGGTCGcaggtcctgcctctgcctaggtGTCACCCGCATCTCTGCTGGACTCCCATTCCAGAAAGTAGCCTGGGAAACTCAGTCCCACAGTCGTGGTTCCAACCACTTCGACTGAGGCAAGGAAGAAGGGCTCCTGGTTTTGATCTTCAAACAGGGTCGACGACCAGGTAGCCCGCAGGACGGACTTTGGTTTGAAGGGTCAGGCACAACCAGGAGACAAGATTCTATCCTGTCTTGCTGACAGCCCAGTGCTAGTCTCAGTCGAGGGTTCACCCAAAGAAGTGTAACGGTTCCCTTGTCCCGAGGGAGGACTGGATGTGGCTGAGATCCTCCACCCGGTCTGTTTAAGGTAGAGGAAGGGAATTAGGAAGGCAAAAGGTACATCCTTTCATGCCGAGTTTCTGATTTGGAGGAAAAAATTTTGACATCCAGGTCTTCTCCACCTAAGCTGGCCATGTGTACCAGAATAAGTGATCTCACCTTTCTGAGAATCAGTCATCAGGAGACTATTAACACCAAATGTCTGAGCAAACGCTGCGACTGTTACAGAAGTGTAAATTCCTAGCACAAGGCTTTGGTTCGTGGTTCCTGTTCAAAATACACAGAAAGGCATACTCTTTTCTTCTCCTAGTATAATGGTAGTGCTCTCCACATGGAAAGCAGGATCCAAACCATCAGAGACCTGCCCGTGCAGATGAGGGCGTTTGGCTTTATCCACTAAGCAGCGAAGAACACTGGGAGGGTTTTAGGCTGAGATTAAGTGTTCACATGTTTGACAGATGGTGCCAGCAGGTTAGAGGGTGTAAGTCTGTGCCTTGGAGACTTGTTCATAAAGCAAGACAAGACAGGACGAGGCCCCAAGAATGCCAGGCTGAGAGCGGTGTTTGGAAGAAAGTGGTTCTAAAGGATGGGTCCCACTACCCTGGCTTGAGGCAGAGAGGTAGATCTCTGGTTTCTCATTTTAACCAGGGTCATCAGAGGGCAggcttcttctcctttttattctgttgtttATCGTGTTTGCCTTTTAGATTCAAACTTATTACATAGCTGGCTGCACTTCTGGGCACATAACAAGaatgaagaaaggggaaaaggcagAGGGCTAAAGTGAGGGGATAGGCGCGTGGCCATTTGGATCAGGAAAGGggtagtgtttttgttttttgtttttagcacCTTCACTCGAATGTCTATGTTGGGCAGATGTGTCTGGATTACAGAGGCGCCTGGGACCCCAAGTCTGTTAGTCTGTTTCCCTGACTCATTGCTGCTCTGGAAGTTAGTTTTGTTAGGGAAAAGGGAAGCAACCAGCTCCAATTACTGAATGTGtttctctccccccaacccccctttctcATCTTTTACTGATGCCCTCTGTCTTTCTTGTCACCCATTTGAAGGCAACTTCCTGGACTCCCCTTTGTTTATAGGCTGCGTCTTGTTCTGCGGCCGGCCGGCACTCTCGCCCTCAGCTCTTCTGTCTTCCCCTGGAAGGCTGATGACTCCTAAGTCTCTTTCCTTGACTTGGTCTCTCAGCTTCAGGGCTCTAGTATTCCACGGTGTGCTTGATAATGCCATTTGGATCATCTACAGACACCTCATGCTCAAATGTCACAGGCTGCACTTACCTGTCCTCCAAGCTGCTTTCTCAGTGAGCTCTATCCACCCCATACACCAACAACATATTTGTGACTCTAAAGAAGATGTTTTTCTTTACTCTGAGGAAGtttacctttctgtttttatgtattcttctctcacatattGTATATCGACTTCAGTTCCCCCCTCCCCTacaacctctccctccctcagatCCATCCtcacctcccctcagaaaagagcagcccTCCCACAGGCATTAAACAAATACAGCAAGTAAAACAAGTTACAGTAAGATTAGACGCATACTCTCACATCAAGGCTGGTGGAGGCTACCTAGTAGGAGAAAAACAGCCCCAAACGTAGCCAAAGGAATCAAAGATAGCCCCTTACTCCCATTGTTAggaataccacaagaaaaccaagctacacaaccataacatacacacccatgcaggTTCCCTTTGAGTcccagtcagttgattctgtagaGCATGTTCTTGTGATGTCTTTGACCTCCCTCGatcctccaatccttcctccccctcttccaccggactccctgagctctgcctgccaTTTGACTGTGGAATtctctgtatctgctcccatcagttgctggatgaagtctctctggtccTTCTGATGACAGTTACGCTAGGCTTCAGTCCCTGCACATCCTACAGGCACAACAAACTGTAGGTgggaggttttgtggctgggctggtgACTGTACAAGTCTGCACTCCTTCTAGCAATGGGGGAGTGCTGCACtgaggccttgcctggttacagaggaTGGTCTGTCCAGGCTCTGCGTCCCCCATTAATAGGTGTCTCCTCTCTACCACCTTCATAGATTCCATGgggtttccattgcactaggtttctacctcGCACTGAAATGCCCCCCAATTCCATGCttttcttccagttttctctccctccacccccacacctgatccttcctctttccatctccACCCACCCCTGTTTCACCCTTAAAatctattctgtttccccttcccacGGATATTCCCCCACGTAAGCCCTCCTactacttagcctctctgggtctgtggactaTAACATGGTTTTCCTTAACTTTACAGCTAATGTCCACTCATAAGTGAACACATGCCATGTTTGTCCTCCTGGGTCTAGGTTGCATCACACAGGATGATGCTTTtgagttccatccgtttgccagCAAACTCCatgaagtcattaaaaaaaaaacagctgagcaatactccattgtgtaaatgaatcacattatttttttctatccactctttggttgagggacatctggattgtttccagtttatggctattatgaatgaagctgctatgaacatagttgagcaaatgtctttgtggtaggatggagtgtcTGGGAATATGCCTTGTgcgtcttgaggtagatcaatgcccaattttatgagaaactgcgctcccaccagcaatgagggAGTGTCCTTCTTGCTCCACACCCTCCCGCATTAGCTGTCACTtgtgattttgatcttagccattctgacaggtataacatggaatctcaaagttgttttgtttgcatttccctgatggctaaaaatgttgaacattttttaaagtgtttcttggccattagagactcctctgttgagaattcggtttagatctgtaccccattcgATTTACTCTGTTAatgtctagtttctttttttttttttttttttttttaactgcaagaggtagcttttattaacgagatcccgggttaAAAAAGACTCAGGGATCCCGGGTGGCTCgactcgtatctcacacaggagacagagaatcgaattgagcctccaaactcggggtttatatagggaggttAGGGGTTTGGCgaggttacacacaattggctaatttcttgcggctataggtgattggctcatttaaacatggcagtgagattacagcacagctggagagtacgtattgactggagcgtacaggattttaggagctaggggcgtatcagggtttgaaggacatctggttaaggtgtgactctgagtaagctgggggaggtgcctttctgccagatggtttgggtcagtcctgataactcgggctggttcctgcattccttttctttatctttatggtctgttagtcctagcagcagggcggggctgcctggacttgcttttcacagtgtttagtcctgaatctgaattttcttttaacttcatatttttaaaccttacatctgtataattttcctttcattcccctcttcttctactaagtaattctaa
This window harbors:
- the Tmem215 gene encoding transmembrane protein 215, with the translated sequence MRPDDINPRTGLVVALVSVFLVFGFMFTVSGMKGETLGNIPLLAIGPAICLPGIAAIALARKTEGCTKWPENELLWVRKLPCFRKPKDKEVVELLRTPSDLESGKGSSDELAKKAGLRGKQLPQGPGEVPMASSITTPTPTEEGECQSLVQSGRQEETSRYLDGYCPSASSLAYSALDAKCSGWDRSDRPEPEDSIFFVPQDSIIVCSYKQNSPYDRYCCYINQSQGRWDHETIV